A window of Solea solea chromosome 18, fSolSol10.1, whole genome shotgun sequence contains these coding sequences:
- the qpct gene encoding glutaminyl-peptide cyclotransferase: MWRAAMAERSRYFSFSSVRVLSAVAACVTLIHFSDAIPWTQEKLQHRAITLTQDEIRTALSHTDLDTMWQSYLRPLLITRYPGSEGSRTVQEHIKTTLGSLGAGWEVTEDKFMSQTPYGSRPFTNIIATLNPSAKRRLVLACHHDSKYYPPQWHGVEFLGATDSAVPCAMMLELARALDEELKDQKSSSSKLTLQLIFFDGEEAFFHWSPIDSLYGSRHLAHKMEHTPHPAGATDTNQLHGIDLFVLLDLIGAAEPRFGSYFPNTKVWLSKLQNIEIRLHLMNQLENHPDRVQYFWPEHSLGRVEDDHIPFLKKGVRVVHLIPSPFPSVWHTFDDNERNLDRSSIQNLNKIVQVFVLEYLNTRPAVPPDPSDPSDPPPPSHP; the protein is encoded by the exons atgtgGAGAGCAGCCATGGCTGAGCGGAGCCGctacttctccttctcctcagtGCGCGTGCTTTCCGCCGTGGCCGCCTGCGTGACACTCATCCACTTCTCCGACGCCATTCCCTGGACTCaagaaaag CTCCAGCACCGAGCCATCACGCTAACACAGGATGAAATCCGCACGGCGCTGTCTCACACCGATCTGGACACGATGTGGCAGAGCTACCTGAGGCCGCTCCTGATCACCAGGTACCCGGGCTCTGAGGGCAGCCGCACTGTGCAGGAG CATATCAAAACCACCCTCGGTTCCCTCGGAGCAGGCTGGGAAGTCACCGAGGACAAGTTCATGTCACAAACGCCCTACGGCAGTCGGCCCTTCACCAACATAATCGCCACCCTCAACCCGTCGGCCAAGCGCCGCCTGGTTCTGGCCTGTCACCACGACAGCAAATATTACCCGCCACAGTGGCACGGGGTGGAGTTCCTCGGTGCCACAGACTCCGCAGTTCCCTGTGCCATGATGCTGGAGTTGGCACGAGCTCTGGATGAAGAGCTGAAGGATCAGAAG AGCTCCAGCTCCAAACTGACCCTGCAGTTGATCTTCTTTGATGGAGAGGAGGCTTTTTTCCACTGGAGCCCCATAGATTCCTTGTACGGCTCTCGCCACCTGGCCCATAAGATGGAACACACCCCTCACCCAGCCGGGGCCACAGACACCAACCAACTCCACGGCATA gatctgtttgtgttgttggaCCTGATTGGAGCTGCTGAGCCACGCTTTGGCTCTTATTTCCCCAACACAAAAGTCTGGCTCTCCAAACTGCAGAACATTG AAATACGTCTTCACTTAATGAACCAGCTGGAGAATCATCCTGACCGAGTGCAGTATTTCTGGCCTGAACATTCCCTTGGCCGCGTAGAAGACGATCACATACCATTCCTAAAAAaag GCGTGCGCGTCGTCCACCTCATCCCCTCCCCCTTCCCGTCAGTGTGGCACACGTTCGATGACAACGAGCGGAACCTGGACCGCTCCTCCATCCAGAACCTCAACAAGATCGTACAGGTCTTTGTCCTGGAATACCTCAACACAAGACCGGCCGTCCCTCCAGACCCCTCAGACCCCTCAGACCCACCGCCCCCTTCACACCCATAA